From Zingiber officinale cultivar Zhangliang chromosome 5B, Zo_v1.1, whole genome shotgun sequence, the proteins below share one genomic window:
- the LOC121984898 gene encoding 3-ketoacyl-CoA synthase 4-like — protein MEAERLHGQSRRLPDFLQSVNLKYVKLGYHYLITHLFTLLLVPLMAAILLEAARTDPDELRYLWIHLQYNLVSVLVCLVFLVFGTTVYVMSRPRPVYLVDYACYRPPSELKAPFNRFMEHSQLHGGFNESALEFQRRILERSGLGQDTCLPIALHYLPPRPSMAAAREEAEQVMFGALDTLFRNTGVKPKDIGILIVNCSLFNPTPSLSAMIVNRYKLRGNIRSFNLGGMGCSAGVIAIDLARDLLQVHHATYAVVVSTENITQNWYFGNRKAMLIPNCLFRVGAAAVLLSNRSADRRRAKYKLVHVVRTHRGADDKAFRCVYQEQDEAGKVGVSLSKDLMAIAGEALKINITTLGPLVLPVSEQLLFFATLVAKKLFNGKVKPYIPDFKLAFDHFCIHAGGRAVIDELEKNLDLRPDHVEASRMTLHRFGNTSSSSIWYELAYTEAKGRMRRGHRVWQIAFGSGFKCNSAVWQAVRHVKPSPQSPWEDCIDSYPVEIIDGFPQQEKKESL, from the coding sequence ATGGAGGCGGAGCGACTGCACGGGCAGAGCCGGCGGCTGCCGGATTTCTTGCAGAGCGTCAATCTAAAGTACGTGAAGTTGGGATACCACTACTTGATCACTCACTTGTTCACCCTGTTGCTGGTCCCGCTGATGGCGGCGATCCTGCTGGAGGCGGCGCGGACCGATCCGGATGAGCTCCGCTACCTCTGGATCCACCTCCAGTACAACCTCGTGAGCGTGCTGGTGTGTTTGGTCTTCCTCGTCTTCGGCACCACCGTTTACGTTATGAGCCGGCCGAGGCCGGTCTACCTCGTCGACTACGCTTGCTACCGGCCGCCGTCGGAACTGAAGGCGCCGTTCAACCGGTTCATGGAGCACTCGCAGCTCCATGGCGGGTTCAACGAGTCGGCGCTCGAGTTCCAGCGGCGGATCCTGGAGCGCTCCGGCCTCGGGCAGGACACCTGCTTGCCCATCGCGCTGCACTACTTGCCGCCCCGCCCCTCCATGGCCGCCGCCCGCGAGGAGGCTGAGCAGGTCATGTTCGGCGCGCTGGATACACTCTTCCGGAACACCGGCGTAAAGCCAAAGGACATCGGCATCCTCATCGTCAATTGCAGCCTCTTCAATCCCACCCCGTCCCTCTCCGCTATGATCGTCAACCGCTACAAGCTCCGCGGCAACATCCGGAGTTTCAACCTCGGCGGCATGGGCTGCAGCGCCGGCGTCATCGCCATCGACCTCGCGCGTGACCTCCTCCAGGTCCACCACGCCACCTATGCGGTCGTGGTCAGCACTGAGAACATCACCCAAAATTGGTACTTTGGCAACCGCAAGGCGATGCTGATCCCCAACTGCCTCTTCCGTGTCGGCGCCGCCGCCGTGCTGCTCTCCAACCGCTCTGCCGATCGCCGGCGCGCCAAGTACAAGCTCGTGCACGTCGTCCGCACCCACCGCGGTGCCGACGACAAGGCCTTCCGCTGCGTGTACCAGGAGCAGGACGAGGCAGGCAAAGTCGGCGTGTCGCTGTCCAAGGACCTCATGGCTATCGCCGGTGAGGCCCTCAAGATCAACATCACCACTCTCGGCCCGCTCGTGCTCCCTGTCAGCGAACAGCTCCTCTTCTTCGCAACCCTCGTCGCCAAGAAACTATTCAACGGAAAGGTGAAACCTTACATCCCGGACTTCAAGCTCGCCTTCGACCACTTCTGCATCCACGCCGGAGGCCGGGCTGTGATCGACGAGCTGGAGAAGAATCTCGACCTCCGCCCTGACCATGTGGAGGCTTCCCGGATGACCCTCCACCGCTTCGGCAACACCTCCTCCAGCTCCATCTGGTACGAGCTCGCGTACACAGAGGCCAAGGGGAGGATGCGCAGAGGCCACCGCGTCTGGCAGATTGCCTTCGGCAGCGGCTTCAAGTGTAACAGCGCCGTGTGGCAGGCGGTTCGACATGTGAAGCCTTCTCCACAAAGTCCATGGGAGGACTGTATCGACAGCTACCCTGTTGAAATCATCGATGGCTTTCCTCAACAAGAGAAAAAGGAGTCACTTTGA
- the LOC121984897 gene encoding probable LRR receptor-like serine/threonine-protein kinase At1g67720: MSLSVLLLLLWWRLLIATSLRAAPPLAGGYFINCGASQEETIGSVQWIPDQGFTNVGNVSAIATPNLVPFLSTVRYFPDASARKYCFVIPVTKGAKYLIRSTYYYGGFDGGQKPPVFDQIIDGTKWCTVNTAANYDSGMSAYYEIVVAAQGRTVSFCLARNEQTTGSPFISALELVNLGDSMYNGTDFGKYALSTVARNRFGQDGDIISYPEDAYSRYWEAFTDSNPMVECHSNITSSEFWNHPPEAALQQALTTSRGKQLVVQWPSVALPAAVYYVALYFQDNRTPSPYSWRVFDVTLNGHDFFRSLNVSTDGVMVFGAQWSLSGKVEIVMSPSNDSPVGPVINAGEIFQVVPFGDRTLTREVIAMEELARSLKNPPPDWTGDPCLPREHSWTGVLCSQDSTNRVVALNLTNFGLSGTLPNSIDNLTALANIWLSGNKLYGPIPKLSSLKNLVSLHLQDNEFSGPIPSSLGELPSIKEIYLQNNQLTGPVPDDLKKKTGVDIKIQPGNQIQ; encoded by the exons ATGTCCCTCtccgtcctcctcctcctcctctggtgGCGCCTCCTCATTGCGACGTCGCTCCGTGCCGCTCCTCCACTTGCCGGAG GTTATTTCATCAACTGCGGCGCATCCCAAGAGGAGACGATCGGAAGCGTGCAATGGATCCCCGACCAAGGCTTCACCAACGTCGGCAACGTCTCCGCCATCGCCACCCCCAACCTCGTCCCCTTTCTATCCACCGTCCGGTACTTCCCTGACGCTTCCGCCCGCAAGTACTGTTTCGTGATCCCCGTGACCAAAGGAGCCAAGTACTTGATCCGATCCACCTACTACTACGGCGGATTCGATGGGGGCCAGAAGCCGCCGGTGTTCGACCAGATCATCGACGGCACCAAGTGGTGCACAGTGAACACCGCCGCGAACTACGACAGCGGGATGAGCGCTTACTACGAGATCGTGGTGGCGGCGCAGGGGAGGACGGTGAGCTTTTGCCTGGCGAGGAATGAGCAGACGACGGGCAGTCCCTTCATCTCGGCGCTGGAGCTGGTGAACTTGGGGGATTCAATGTACAACGGGACCGATTTTGGGAAGTACGCGCTGAGTACGGTGGCGCGGAACCGATTCGGGCAGGACGGCGATATCATTAG CTATCCAGAGGATGCATACAGCCGATACTGGGAGGCCTTCACGGATTCCAACCCCATGGTCGAATGCCACTCTAACATCACCTCGTCGGAGTTCTGGAACCACCCGCCGGAGGCCGCCCTACAGCAAGCTCTCACCACGAGCCGGGGGAAGCAGCTGGTGGTGCAATGGCCATCGGTGGCATTGCCGGCTGCCGTATACTACGTTGCGCTCTACTTCCAGGATAACCGAACGCCGAGTCCCTACAGTTGGCGAGTCTTCGACGTCACTTTGAATGGCCATGACTTCTTCCGGAGCCTCAACGTCTCCACTGATGGAGTAATGGTGTTTGGCGCGCAGTGGTCACTCTCAGGGAAGGTGGAGATCGTGATGTCCCCCAGCAACGATTCTCCGGTTGGGCCAGTGATCAATGCAGGGGAGATCTTTCAAGTTGTGCCTTTTGGTGATAGAACTCTCACTAGAGAGG TGATTGCAATGGAGGAACTGGCAAGAAGCCTGAAGAACCCCCCACCAGATTGGACTGGTGATCCATGCTTGCCCAGGGAGCACTCTTGGACTGGAGTGCTTTGCTCTCAAGATAGTACCAACAGAGTAGTTGCACT GAACCTCACAAACTTTGGCCTTTCAGGAACATTGCCCAATAGCATCGACAACTTAACTGCCCTCGCAAACAT TTGGCTCTCTGGGAACAAATTGTACGGTCCAATTCCAAAATTGAGTTCTCTGAAgaatttggtttcttt GCATCTGCAAGACAATGAGTTCAGTGGACCGATTCCATCTTCGTTAGGGGAGCTTCCAAGCATCAAAGAGAT ATATCTCCAGAACAACCAACTTACCGGACCTGTTCCGGACGATCTGAAGAAGAAAACTGGGGTCGACATCAA GATTCAACCTGGGAACCAGATACAATGA